GGTTCACCGCCGACGCGGAGTTCGACGGTCGGGACGTCAACGTCGCCATCCACATCACCGAAGCCGTCGAGGCCGGCGAGGACCTGCTCGTAACCATCGGTGTCTATCCCGACTACGTTGCGACGCAGGAAGAAGAGAACGTTCGGACGCTCACAGAAGCGGTGACCACCGACGTCGACGAGGACGCCTCGAGCGGCGACGCCGGGTCGGACGCCGACGGCGGGAACGAGAGCGACAATTCCACGACCAAGAGCACGGACGGGAGCGACAACGAGAGCGACGACGGTATCCTCGGCTGATCGGCCGCGTCGTGGCTCGATCGGCCGTGTCACAGCCGAAACCGGCCACACCAGCCGATGCGATGGTCGCCACTCGAGCCGACGGCAGCACGATTCGAGACCGACCGTTCGACGGCTCTAGAGACCAAGCTCCCGACCGAGCACGAGGTGCTGAATTTCGCTGGTTCCCTCTCCGATCTCCATCAGCTTCGCGTCCCGGTAGAACCGTTGCGGGGCGAAATCGGTCGTGTAGCCGTATCCACCCAGCACCTGCACGGCGTCCTCGGCGACCTCGCGGGCGGCCTCGCTGGCGTCGAGTTTCGCCAGGGCCGACTCCCTGGTCACGGGGTCTCCCTGATCGTACGTTCGAGCGGCCTTCCGAGTGAGCAACCGCGCGCGCTCGGTCTTCCGGTACATGTCGACGATCGTGTCACGGATCGCGTCGAACTCGGAGATCGGCTGGCCGAACTGCTCGCGTTCCGTGCTGTAGCGTTTCGCGTGCTCGTAGGCACCCTGCGCGAGGCCGGTCGAGAGCGCGGCGATCGAGATGCGCCCCCCGTCGAGGGTCGTTTTCGTCTGCTCCCAGCCGTCTCCCGCCGCACCCAGCAGGCGGTCCTCGGACAGGCGCACGTTCTCGAGCGAGATTTCACACGTCGGCGACGCGTTGAGCCCCATCTTGTCCCAGACCGTCGTCACCTCGAAGCCGTCGTCGTCGCGGGGATCGACGATGAACGTCGAGATCCCGTCGTAGCCCGCGTCGGGGTCCGTGACCGCCTTGACGAGGATCGACCCGGCCTCGGTGGCGTTCGTGATGAACTGCTTGGTCCCGTCGAGGACCCACTCGTCGCCGTCTTTCACTGCGGTGGTATCCATGTCCGACGCGTCGGAACCGCTCCCGGGCTCGGTCAGCGCCCATCCGCCGAGGTACTCGCCCTCGGCGAGCGGCCGGAGCCAGCGGTCCTTCTGGCTCTCGGAGCCGAACAGTTCGATGGGCTTCGAGGCGAGTGACGTGTGTGCGACGTAGGAGAGCCCGATCGCGCCGGAGACGCGGCCGAGTTCCTCGGCGACCAGTGCGTACATGAGCGTATCCCCGCCGAGTCCGCCGTACTCCTCGGCGATCGGAACGCCCATCATATCGAGATCGGCGAGCTGGTCGAAGATCTCCGCGGGAAACCGGTGTTCGTCTTCGATCTCCTGTGCGATCGGTTCGATCTCCGTCTCGCAGAAGTCGCGGACGGTTTCCCTGATCATCCGGTGTTCGTCGGGTAGATCGACGGCCATACGCAATACTTGCCGGGGTGCGGAATAAACGCACCGACGAGGCACGCCGGGGACGGACCGATCGCGTCGTTACCAGCCGTCGCGATCGTCGCGATCGTCGCGATCGTCGTCCGATTCACTCGAGTCGTTCCATCGATCTGGACCGCCCCACGAATCCGCCCCGCCGTCGTCTCCGCCGGAGGTGCCGTCGTCGCGCGTTTCGTCCGTCGAATCCCAGCCGTCGGAACCATCGCTATCCGAATCCCAGCCGTCGGAATCGTCGCTATCCGAATCCCAGCCGTCGGAATCGTCGCTACCCGAGTCCCAGCCGTCAGAGCCGTCGTCTCCTGAGCCCCAGCCGTCGGTTGGTCCGTTCGGTCCCCTTCGATCGTCGTCGGTATCGCCACCGCGGATCGCGGCTCGCTGGTCGGGGATCAGGTCGAGTTCCGCGTCCGTGTCGCCGAGCACCAACAGCGCGTAGTACCGGAGATACGTGACGAGCGGGACCTGCACCAGAAGCACCACGAAGATGATCAGCGGAACGGCGAGGAGAACGACGATGATCCCGATGATCGGGATGAGAGCGATCAAGATGAGGGGGATCGCGAGGACCAGGAAGACGACGAGAAGGACGATCCCGAGCGCGAATGTGAGTACAAACTGAACGATCCAGACGAGAACGAGATAGGCGAGATACTCCTTCCAGTTTGCGGTCATCGTCGGCCAGAACCGCTTCCAGGCGGCGACGACGCCCAGATCCTCCTGCAGCATCGTCGGTGCGACGAAGACTGTCGTGAACCGGCTGATGACTGCGTAGACGAGGTACACCGGTATCCCGAGGAGTATCATCAGCCCGAATATCCCGAACGAGACGCTCCCGGTCAGGAGGTACGTCGCGAGAATGGGACCGCCGACGATGACGAGGGCGATCAGTCCGATCGCGATACGGAAGCCGAAGAGGCTGACGCCGAGTCCGAAGTTGCGCTTCGTGTACCGGCGGATGTGAACCTCGCCCGAGCGTAGTGACTCGAGCAGCGTGAACTCGAACAGTGCGCTCAGCAGACCGAACACGAGGCCGATGGCCACGACGATGATCCCGACGACGATGAGTATCGGGAGCAGCTCACCGATGTCGACGCCCGCTCCGGGGTCGGTCTCCGGCCCGGGCGTCGGCTCGCCGCCGAAATCACCGCCACCGCCGGGGACCGTCGGGCTGCCGAATCCGATACCGCCGACGAAAAAGACGATGATCGCCAGTTTGACCCACATCCCGAGACTGGCCGATGCCAGAAACGATCGCGTCACGTCGATCGCGTCACTCAGATCCTTGGTCGCAAACATTTTCTTCAGATAGATATTCTCTCCTGTTAATATTATCTATTCGGTGACCGGCCGGGGTCGGGGATCGGCGAATCCGGCATCGATACCGGATTCGGTTACCGAACGCGATGGTTACTGGCGGCCGATACGTTCGCCCGGTACGATCGATACCTTCCTCCGACAACACTTCGAGGAGCATTTAACGACGACACGCGACAGTCTCCGTATGGACATCCGCCGGCTCGCACGAGGATCCGTCGAGTGGAGCCGCATCGAGCGCGTCGCTCGCACGCTGGCGGAACGCTACGACCGTGAGTGCGTCCGCGTCGAGTTCCTCGAGGCCGACAACTGGCTCTCGACGCCGTGTGTCATCGATGACCAGTGGTTCGTCAAGATCGTCTCCCGACAGAACGCGCTGGTCCACGCGGTCCTGACGACCGGCCGGAACGTCGGTGCGTTCTCCTCGGGCAGCGAGGGGTTTTTCGACCGGTTCGATACGCCCCGCGAGATGGTCGAACACGAGTACGACGCGACCGAACGGATGCGCGAAATCGGGATCAACGCGCCCCGACCGATCGACGCCTTCGAGGTCAACGGACTCGGCGTCCTCGTCCTCGAGTACCTCCCGGAGTTCGAGTCGCTCGACGACGTCTCCGACGACGCGGTGGCTCGACGAGCGCCGGAACTGTTCGGGATGCTCGCGACCTTGCACGAACACGGGCTCGCTCACGGCGACCTCCGGGCGGAGAACATCCTCCTCTGTGACGGCGAGTTCTACTTCATCGACGCGACCAGCGTTCACGACGACCGTGTCGACGAGACCACCGCGTACGATCTGGCCTGCGCGCTGGCCGTCCTCGAGCCACGCATCGGTCCGCGGGAGGCCGTCGACGCGGCCGCGACCGCCTACGAGCCCACACACTTGCTCTCGGCACGGGAATTCCTCGACTTCGTCCGACTCCGACCCGACCACGAGTTCGACTCGACGACCCTGCGCAGCGAACTCGAGAAGGCGGCCGACCTTGGCGGACAGTGACGGGAACCGACGGCGACCCGATCGGTCGCTATCGGACAAGCCACTGCAGGCACCACGCGCTTTCGCGAGCGAGCGCTACGCTTGCGTATGTCCCCATCGTTCTCCGACGACGACGTCGGCAAACGTGTCGAAACCGCAAGCGGCGACCTCCTTGGGACCGTCAAACTGACCGAGGCGGACACGGCGTACGTCGACGTGAACGACGACGCCAGGGAGACGATACGGGCGATCCTCGAATGGGAGACCGACGAGGACATCGTTCCGATGAACGCGAGCGCCGTAAGCGAGAGTACCGAGACGACGATCCGACTCGAGGACGACCGTTCGTCGCCGGACGAACCGGCCGCGGCAGGTACCGATTCCGTCATCGAGCGGACCGAGAGCACTGAGCAGCGAGACGACAGCGACGAGCAGCGGACCATGGGCCCACCGTCGGGGACACCCGACGAACCGGCCGCGGATGCGGAGGGACGAACGGGCGAGGGACTCGAGCCATCGACGGAAGCGATGACTGAGTCAGGTGGGGAACGGCACCCGGATACCGAGCAG
The Natrinema salaciae genome window above contains:
- a CDS encoding acyl-CoA dehydrogenase family protein — protein: MAVDLPDEHRMIRETVRDFCETEIEPIAQEIEDEHRFPAEIFDQLADLDMMGVPIAEEYGGLGGDTLMYALVAEELGRVSGAIGLSYVAHTSLASKPIELFGSESQKDRWLRPLAEGEYLGGWALTEPGSGSDASDMDTTAVKDGDEWVLDGTKQFITNATEAGSILVKAVTDPDAGYDGISTFIVDPRDDDGFEVTTVWDKMGLNASPTCEISLENVRLSEDRLLGAAGDGWEQTKTTLDGGRISIAALSTGLAQGAYEHAKRYSTEREQFGQPISEFDAIRDTIVDMYRKTERARLLTRKAARTYDQGDPVTRESALAKLDASEAAREVAEDAVQVLGGYGYTTDFAPQRFYRDAKLMEIGEGTSEIQHLVLGRELGL
- a CDS encoding DUF7544 domain-containing protein; its protein translation is MFATKDLSDAIDVTRSFLASASLGMWVKLAIIVFFVGGIGFGSPTVPGGGGDFGGEPTPGPETDPGAGVDIGELLPILIVVGIIVVAIGLVFGLLSALFEFTLLESLRSGEVHIRRYTKRNFGLGVSLFGFRIAIGLIALVIVGGPILATYLLTGSVSFGIFGLMILLGIPVYLVYAVISRFTTVFVAPTMLQEDLGVVAAWKRFWPTMTANWKEYLAYLVLVWIVQFVLTFALGIVLLVVFLVLAIPLILIALIPIIGIIVVLLAVPLIIFVVLLVQVPLVTYLRYYALLVLGDTDAELDLIPDQRAAIRGGDTDDDRRGPNGPTDGWGSGDDGSDGWDSGSDDSDGWDSDSDDSDGWDSDSDGSDGWDSTDETRDDGTSGGDDGGADSWGGPDRWNDSSESDDDRDDRDDRDGW
- a CDS encoding RIO1 family regulatory kinase/ATPase domain-containing protein, with product MDIRRLARGSVEWSRIERVARTLAERYDRECVRVEFLEADNWLSTPCVIDDQWFVKIVSRQNALVHAVLTTGRNVGAFSSGSEGFFDRFDTPREMVEHEYDATERMREIGINAPRPIDAFEVNGLGVLVLEYLPEFESLDDVSDDAVARRAPELFGMLATLHEHGLAHGDLRAENILLCDGEFYFIDATSVHDDRVDETTAYDLACALAVLEPRIGPREAVDAAATAYEPTHLLSAREFLDFVRLRPDHEFDSTTLRSELEKAADLGGQ